The DNA segment tcttttgcattacattcatttttgtaatgaccagtctctccacaatgtgtgcaaattttgttctcaggaagagtgaagtacttgcttttaggatcccacttaggtgcttgagtccCACTTAGATGTTGGGTAACCCTATTACCAAGTCCTTAGAAaccaatttgtttagctgattcagactgacatgaccaagtcttttgttcCACAAGAGGGGGTCATTATCCAGCACACTTAGGCAGGttagttcattttctgagagagagtagacaaatctacaatgtaaatattgttaactctttttctctgcaaaacaatcttgtcagtggtaaggttaatcacaaagcatttagtagaggtaaatgctacaaggttacctctgtcacatagttgtgacacactgatcaggctgtatttcaagccatctatcaaatagacattctcaatggagtgagagtctgtcttacccacctttccaaccccaatgatctcacctttcttcccatttccaaaggagaaaTTGCCTCcccttaagtcctcaagtgaaaggaactggttcttgcttccagtcatatgttttgagcagccactatccatgtaccatatttggctacttcccttacttggacctgcaaaaagaaatcaggggttagtcttaggaacccaaactagtttgggtccctttctatgggCAAAGGGATAAATCAAATTCCTTCTAGTCCACCCGGGCAACCTATTTGTttcttgaacaaaagttttgttcttttgactggccttttcttttgcattacattcatttttgtaatgaccagtctcgccacaatgtgtgcaaattttgttctcaggaagagtgaagtacttgcttttaggatcccacttaggtgcttgagtccCACTTAGATGTTGGGTAACCCTATTACCAAGTCCTTAGAAACCAATTTGTTTAGCTAATTCAGACTgacatgaccaagtcttttgttcCACAAGAGGGGGTCATTATCCAGCACACTTAGGCAGGttagttcattttctgagagagagtagacaaatctacaatgtaaatattgttaactctttttctctgcaaaacaatcttgtcagtggtaaggttaatcacaaagcatttagtagaggtaaatgctacaaggttacctctgtcacatagttgtgacacactgatcaggctgtatttcaagccatctatcaaatagacattctcaatggagtgagagtctgtcttacccacctttccaaccccaatgatctcacctttcttcctatttccaaaggagacattgcctccccttaagtcctcaagtgaaaggaactggttcttgctaccagtcatatgttttgagcagccactatccatgtaccatatttggctacttcccttacttggacctgcaaaaagaaatcagggttaatcttaggaacccaaactagtttgggtccctttctatgggAAAAGGGATAAATCAAATTCCTTCTAGTCCACCCGGGCAGCctatttttttcttgaacaaaagttttgttcttttgactggccttttcttttgcattacattcatttttgtaatgaccagtctcgccacaatgtgtgcaaattttgttctcaggaagagtgaagtacttgcttttaggatcccacttaggtgcttgagtccCACTTAGATGTTGGGTAACCCTATTACCAAGTCCTTAGAAaccaatttgtttagctgattcagactgacatgaccaagtcttttgttcCACAAGAGGGGGTCATTATCCAGCACACTTAGGCAGGttagttcattttctgagagagagtagacaaatctacaatgtaaatattgttaactctttttctctgcaaaacaatcttgtcagtggtaaggttaatcacaaagcatttagtagaggtaaatgctacaaggttacctctgtcacatagttgtgacacactgatcaggctgtatttcaagccatctatcaaatagacattctcaatggagtgagagtctgtcttacccacctttccaaccccaatgatctcacctttcttcccatttccaaaggagacattgcctccccttaagtcctcaagtgaaaggaactggttcttgcttccagtcatatgttttgagcagccactatccatgtaccatatttggctacttcccttacttggacctgcaaaaagaaatcaggggttagtcttaggaacccaaactagtttgggtccctttctatgggCAAAGGGATAAATCAAATTCCTTCTAGTCCACCCGGGCAGCctatttttttcttgaacaaaagttttgttcttttgactggccttttcttttgcattacattcatttttgtaatgaccagtctcgccacaatgtgtgcaaattttgttctcaggaagagtgaagtacttgcttttaggatcccacttaggtgcttgagtcccataaccaagtcctcttttgttacTACTGTGATATTCTTGTAGCCAAGAGAGTTCAGTAGAAGtcttgttccatttgcaagttctgtctagttcatgttttaccttccctagatcttcttttaatactcttatctgctcatctttcctgtacagctcatccttcatttttcttaagttttcttctagggtgagatgtgtgtgatcagtttttttctttcctgttcctagtttcaattttaagttctcagacctaagttctaggacactagtgtcaagttcaagaacctggttcttcaactcaatattttcactttcactctcattagccctagactctagatttttgcacttggcttttaggatcatacattccctagacagctctttgttctcattgttaattatctcagaaTCATCAATAAAGTCTAGCAGCagctcagacaacctttctttagacaagaatttaatcttgtctttgagatgaagagTACTTACCTCTtattcatcatctgattctctgaTGGCCATAAATGCTTGTTCATCTCTaacttcatcttctgagtcctcatttgatgtttctccccaagaaGCAACCATatcctttgttgatcctttgttcctttttggttgaacctattccttcttcctgttccttcgttcagccctttccttcttccactcaatttcccattgagggcaattcttgatcatgtgatcagtcttaccacacctgtagcaaccctcattggtctgtttctcaggagcccttggtttgttgaaggttgtacctcttgaagaaccttttcctctcatcaggtactttttgaaatctcttgtgatcatagccatttcatcatcctccagatatGAACCTTCAacaattctgagagccagacttctttccttctttggtgcatccattttcatggtttgccttctcagttcataggcaatAAGGTTTCCAATTATTTTATCCATATTgagggtagcaatgttctttgattcttgaatagcagtgattttgcttccccaagagactggcagaacccttgtcaaaatcttctcaactttgtcttcttcaagaataatccttccaagagacttaagttgaTTTGTCAAtatggtgaaccttgtatacatctcttggatggtttttCCTTCCTTCATGATGAAATTCTCATACTGAGAATATAACTgtgttcctctggacctcttcacttgaggtgttccttcatgagccacttgcaaagtgtcctagatttccttagcagtggtacaactttgaattctactgtactcatctgaacctagtccacacacaagccatttcttatccttagcattcttctcccacttcttcaggtcttcagcagtgcagtcagctcttgtctttggcacatccactccttcaacattcttcttagtagttgctagaggaccatcagtgactattcCCATatttcatagtcttctcctatgatgtgatccctcaTCCTGTTATTCCACCAAAAATAGTATTGACCATTgaaaagtggaggcctagcagtggattggccttcccagttcccaggtagtgcactcatgttgatcttttcctaaggtgttagcctcttcaaggataacccgctctgataccaattgatgttctaaacgtcaataccacacaagacggggggggggggggtgatttgtgtggtacccaattttcgctctagaagaactaggttcttctaaatgttctaactactactgtttgtggaataaaaagtacataaaataaagaacacaaagatttttatgtggaaagcacctggctcaaaaggtgaataaaccacgacctactactcaataggattttcccaaacttccactaaaatcactgagccgaaacaacatttacaaaaactctttgtaaacctaaggattaactctaatcccttgtagcacacaacctcaactgttacgataacttcaagttagcttataacttgaacactcaaagtacctaatacaattgcttctatgaaagttgaaaggtacaactttaaaccacctactacaattgaactagaataagaaaaaacacaatggaactggttcttctatctcgtttaagtagcttcaggagtgcacactcaaatttcacataaattgcttacaaaatcgccttgctcttttactttcaatttagtttaacttctgcatttgtgcAATACCTGAAAAAGAGAACAATTACTATTatttaataggttagaaatcaAAGTTTGATTGGGATTCAAtttctgatcttctatcgtagttgagtccttaAAGATATCAAACATTAACACtctctttatccggattgtgttcttttcatataaggagactttctccccttataaaatatgcaacattttcgatcagatcaggagatattgcttcttGATTAGTAGGACTTAtttccttcacgtgcatctcacatgtataggttgatcatgatagtgcttcacaagatggacctggtccatgactgagttcatttgtcattcttcaaaacttcacctattcttgggccaacaagaatgctctagagagaaccagagatagagagacaGATAGAGAGACCGGTTGAGAGAGAAataagggggggggggaatgagAGATGAGAGGTAGTCATTAGGGTTTAATTTTGGTAGGGGCTGATCTAGACTGTGGATTCAAATAATTAACAGCTCAGATAGAATGGGGATTGGGCTGGGTAGGATAGGGTATTGAGTCGGGTGATTTTAACGGATTGGGCCTGGGGTATGGTGGGTTATTTAATTGGGTTTGGGGTTGGTTTAattgggttataattgaaataaaaatggctaattgttaaatacccatcaaaattaaataaattattaaTAAAAATAGATATAATTAGATAAATTGAAATTAAAGctaaataggtgaaattaaggtaattaactaatatttaaaatataaaatgaccgattattgaattaaaatagcataaagtgtacaattaggctataattgcaaaattattgtaattataacTAAGCAATGCCAAGttggctaatttgtgaaataattaaatcctaataggattaaaaatgatatattgtgctaagaaatactttgaaattacttgtaatgtaatttatgaataattattggatataaaatacagaataaattagaaaataaattgataataatatggaaaattatggaaaaatatcaattattataaaaagtgattttgaaggtatatgcaaatttaaaaatagtttgaggaaaaattgggtatcagtaCTCTTTTCAAAcaggaagaagcttggggagcacttttcaagagggattttcagaggagttcattgaggtaaggtctttggtccctaaactcgttattgaaatgatttttatcaatttaagcatgaaaaattaaggaaacgCAGTGGTAAattaggggttagggcttgactaattagagacctttgagtgatgatttgagggaccattgaggtccaattttgttacttttggtatgactgaactcgtgggAGTGTGAGGaatctggaaatgtaaattttacctaattttgagACTTGGGCTCGagggacattttggtcattttacctaatttcacgcaGTAGCTTAGAGtttctttgtagaattagttacttgaagtgttatttacattatgaaattgaattgaatagatttgggccatttggagatgagtacttgtggcaagagcgtggtttcagattgatttgcaCTAGTTCGAGgttagtggcttgcctaaccttgtgtgggggaccttccccttaggatttggtattattgttagttgaattgccttgtacgtgaggtgacgagtgtgtccttgtgctaattgttgaaaatatggtttttattaagtaattactagtatgtttacTTCCCTgtttatcttgggcatggactggttattgccccattatgctatttttgattgtcacgctaaaacagtgacgctggctatgctaggtgtactgcTTGTTGattggaggggtactttagatcatactCCGAGtatagttatttcttttcttaaagatcagcgtatggttgagaaggggtgtgacgcgtatttaacCTATGTGaaagatgtcagtattgataccccttcaactgattcagtcccagtagaatgagattttcccgatgtgtttccagctaatcttCCGGGCATGGCGTcggatagagatattgattttggaattgatctgttgccaggcactcagcccatttctattcccccgtatcgtatggctcctcctaagttgaaggagttgaaggatcagttacaggaattttttaataagggttttattcggcccagtgtataaccttggggtgctcctgtcttgtttgtgaaggaaaaggatagttctatgcatatgtgtatggattatcgccagttgaacaaagttacagtgaagaaccattatcatttgcctcgtattgatgatctatttgaccagcttcagggtgcacgagtattttctaagattgacttgcgctcaggttaccatcagttgaagattcaggaacTAGTTATCGCGAAGACTACTTTCAAGACTgttatggtcattacgagttccttgttatgtcatttgggctgaccaattccccagcaacctttatgcatttgatgcaaaGTATGTTCCGGCCGTATCTAGACTCGTTtctcattgtctttattgatgatattctggtgtaagactggagtcgggaagatcatgagtagcacccgaggactgtgcttcagactctaagagagaagaagttatatgctaggttctcaaaatgtgaattttggttggattctgtggcattcctaggccacgtggtatcgagtgagggtattcaagtggatccaaagaaaatagaggccgtgcagcgttggcccagaccatcctcagctacatagGTCTGTAGTTTCCttagcttggcgggttactaccatcaTTTCGTtgagggttttcatcgattgcagcccctatgaccagactgacctagaagggtgctctgttccagtggacggaagagtgtgaggtgagctttcaaaagctcaagacagttttgactacagccccaattttgatactgcctataggttcggggtcttatacagtctattgtaatgcctcgaggattggcctcgaaGCGATGTTGATGCAAGACGGTATGgtaattgcctacgcatccagatagttgaaggttcatgagaagaattatccggtccacTACCTTAAGTTAGCTGCTACTATTCACACCCTAAAGATCTGATGTCATTATTTGAATGGTGTCCCTTGTGAAATTTATACTAATCATTGGAGCTtgtagcacctgttcaagcaaaaggatctaaatttgcaccagaggaggtggttagagttgctgaagaactatgatatcactattttgtatcactcatgcaaggccaatatggtagccgatgccttgagttgctgggcagagagtttgggagcttggcttatttaccagcatcggagaggcctatggtgatggatgttcaggccttagccaaccagtttataagattggatctttcagagcctattcgggttctagcttgcgtggtttctcggttttccttatttgatcatatcagggagcatcagtatgatgaccctcatttgcttgtcctcaaagataaggttcaacatggtgatgccaaagatgtgactattggtgatgacggtgtattgaggatgcagagtcggatttgtgtacccaatgttgatgggcttcaggagttgattctggagaaggcccatagttcgcggtattccattcatccgggttctgcgaagatgtatcaggatttgagatagcacaactggtggaggcggatgaagaaagatatagttggatttgtagatCGATACCttaactgtcagtaggtgaagtatgagtatcagagaccgggtgggttgcttcagcagatagagattccagagtggaagtgggagtggatcaccatggactttgtagttgggctcccacggactttgagaaaattcgacgCTATTtgtgtgattgtggatcgacagaccaagtccgcgcacttcattcctgtgtgtactacctattcttcgaagCATCTAGCAaagatttatatccaggagattgtttgtctgtatggtattctagtttccatcattttagatagaggtactcagctcatatcatggttctggagggccgttcaacatgagttgagtactcgggtggagttgagtacatcatttcaccctcagacggacggacaatccgagcacactattctgattcttgaggatatgctccgtgcgtgtgggATTGAGTTTGGAAGGTCTTggaatcagttcttgccattggcggattttgcttacaacaacagctatcagtccaacattcagatggaaCCGTATGCGGCCTtctatggtaggcagtgtaggtccccggtgggttggtttgagccgagtgaggctagattattgggcacaaactttttataagatgctttggagaaggttaaggtgattcatcATAGATtccgtatagcccagtccagatagaagagctaTGCAGACCAGAAGGTTTGTggtgtttcctatatggttggagagcgggttctgcttcgtgtttcgcctatgaagggcgttatgagatttgggaatataggaaagttgagtccaaggtttattggtccttttgagatattgcggcatGTTGGGGAGTttgcttataagcttgccttacctcccagcttggaaggagttcatctggtatttcttgtttcaatgctccggaggtatcacggtgatccttCGCATGTGTTGGGtttcagtttagtccagttggacaaggatatatcttatattgaggagtcGGTGACAATATTGGACATGttggttagaaagctgaggtggaagaacattgcatcagtaaaggttcagtggtagGGTCAGCTGgttgaggaggctacttggaagaccgagcaggatatgcacagccgttaccctcatcttttcactaattCAGGTATGTccctatgctcgttcgaggacgaacgaatgtttaagtgtaggaggatgtgatgacctggccagtcgtcttaagaattaatgccccgatcccctattaactgctttccccatgtttatttttgctattttgattttccagaatgttcggttttgagtttcggagagttttgggacacttagtccctaaatgagagattaagtgttggaaatttgaccatcgtcggaacagtgtaaagacggcctcggaatggaattccgtcagtttcgttagctccgttgagtgatttcaggcgtaggggcgtgatcggatagatgtaattgggactataggacggtatcctagaaGGTACgccggttgttatctctatgttgagttgtatttcctttccgtgattattttgtctctgttctagttgccgttgttctttctattctatgttgtTTCTTACTGTtacacttaattatactgtcttattctacACTATTAgaacttatattttatttaacctcagtagggccctgaccttcctcgtcactacccgatcgaggttaggcttgacacttactgagtaccgctgtggtgtactcatgccctttctatgcatgtttatcatgtgcagatccaggtacttcgactcagagttaccatccttgaggcgggGCGACCCTTTGGAGACTTCGAGGTGTATCTGCctcgtccgcagaccgaggagtctatatccattctctcttgtagttatagcccttctgtatttaccttgttttagactattttggagttagagcactatgtagtattcTTAGTTTGTGATTTATAggtttctgggttttgggaataTGTCTTggtttttgagagttaaatattgtgtatgccgagcgacactttttaactctattttattactctatttctgttttaaattattttcttccgcaTATTGGTTTGTTTTTCcgcattattaggcttacctagttgtagggactaggtgccatcacgatggctcacggagggcgaaccagggtcgtgacaagttggtattagagctctatgttcataggagtcatggatcacaagccggtgtattagagtctcgttgatcggtatggagacatctgtacttatctacaagaggctatgtaattgttagtaaaattccactttatttgatttccttgtcgtgagatattttgatatcacaattctaaacttctgtcttctattttctcacagatggtgaggacacgcgctacccgagatgatcagggaCCCACGCCCCCTAGTGTAGTCGTCAGAGGCTAGGgacggggtagaggctgaggacgcgcacgtggtgcagccagagcacctgcacgaGCTGCCACCGACGTActaccagcagt comes from the Nicotiana sylvestris chromosome 4, ASM39365v2, whole genome shotgun sequence genome and includes:
- the LOC138889750 gene encoding uncharacterized protein, whose amino-acid sequence is MVGERVLLRVSPMKGVMRFGNIGKLSPRFIGPFEILRHVGEFAYKLALPPSLEGVHLVFLVSMLRRYHGDPSHVLGFSLVQLDKDISYIEESVTILDMLVRKLRWKNIASVKVQW